CCACATTCAGGATTGAATGCGAGTCGTCGTCTTCGGGGCGGGGAGCCTCGGTAGCCTGATCGGAGGACTGCTCGCCGACGAGCACGACGTGACGCTGATCGGTCGCGAGCCCCACGTGCGCGCCGTCCGGGACCACGGGCTGGAGATCACCGGCGAGATCGAGACGACGAGCTACCCCGGCGCGGCCACAGCCGTGTCAGGACCGGCCGAACTGGCGATCGTGACAGTCAAAAGCTACGACACTCCCGAAGCGGCTCGGGCGCTGCAGGCACTCGATACCGATGTCGTGCTCTCGCTGCAGAACGGGCTCGGCAACGAGGAAGCGCTGGACGAGGCGCTCGCGGCGACCGTCCTGGCGGGGACGTGCACGTACGGGGCGCGGCTAATCGAGCCCGGCGTCGTCCGGTGCACCGGCGCAGGCGAGGTGACGCTCGGAGCGAGATCCGGGGGCCGCTCCGAGGCCGCCGAACGGGTCGGGAACGCCGTCCGTCGGGCCGGCATCGACGCGACCGTCGCAACCGACATGCCGCGACGGCTCTGGGAGAAACTGGCGATCAACGCGGGGATCAACGCAGTCACGGCGCTGGCCCGTGTCGAGAACGGCGCGCTCGGAGACGGACCCGCGAACGACGTCGCCACACGCGCGGTCCGGGAGACTGCACACGTCGCCCGGGCGAACGGGATCGATCTCCCCGACGAACGCGCGACCGCCGCGCTCGACACTGTCGTCGAAACGACGGCGGCCAACCGCTCGTCGATGTATCAGGACCTCGAAGCCGGGCGACGGACGGAAATCGACGCGATCAACGGGGCTGTCCTCGAGCGGGCGAACGATCCCGTTCCGGTGAACGAGACGCTGGCGGCGCTCGTCAGAGCATGGGAACGCGAGCGAAAGCTACGATAGGTGAATCAAAAGCGCAACCGACGGAGATCAGAACGGAGCCTGCGGGCCTTCGTCGTCGCCGCCGTCGTCGACACTCCCGCCGCGGGACTCGCCGGGGAGCGTCGGACCGTCGTCGGCACCGCCCATGCCACCGCCGCTGCCGGTGTTGGCGTGGACGGTCTCGATCTCGGGGATCTCTTTGGTCATTCGGGTCTTGATCGCCTGGATCGTCATCGGGGAGATACCACAGCCACTGCAGGCTCCGCCCAGCGCAATCGTGACTTCTCCGGCTTCCGGATCGAGCTCCCGGATCGCCGCGCTCCCGCCGTGCATCTGGATCTGCGGGAAGTTCCGCCGCAGGAAGTTCGCAACGCGGTTTTCGAGGTCGCTCGTTCCGCTGTCGCTGTCAGTACTCATACTCCCGCGTAAGCGAGCGCGGCGTTTGAACCTTTGGTTCGTGACAGCCACACGCCGCGGATACAGATTGCTATACGTCTGTTCCGGATCGACTGTCAGATGCAGGACGATCGGATCGTCATCGATTGAGGTGCTTGCTCGGCAACGTGGCTCTGGACAGGGATGACGCTGCCCTTGCTCTCACGTTCGGGGGACGACGTTGATGTTCGTCCGGAACCGGTTGTCCGGATCGTAGATCGCCTTCAGTTCGGCGAGTCGATCGTAGTTCTCGCCGTAGACCAGCTTCGCCCAGTCCTCGTCGTCCTGCTGTTCGTACCCGACGTAGCCCGGATACGCGTATTCGCCTCCGATATCGCGGGCTTCTCGCTCACGTCGTCGCACCCATTCGAGGTTCTGGTCGGTCGCCTCGGGGTCGACCCACTGTCCCTCGATAACGAGCAAGTACTCCTTGTCGGTCCAGGGCGCGGCTGTCGCGTGATCGCTGTCCCCGATAGCGCCGCCCGTCGTCCAGAGACCGATCCCGTCGAGTGGCGACGGCGCGTCGTCCGTGCCGGTCCGGATGAGGTCGAGGTGATCGTCAGTCAGCTCGTCGAGGAAGACCGACCGCTGACTGTACAGGTGCCCGTCGGGGAACATCTCCGCACCGAGTTCGTGCAACGCCATGTAGGGCATCTCTCCGGACATGTCAAGAATAGGGTCACCGAGTGCCCGGTACGGATCGAGTACCTGCGCGGCGGCGTCGGGGTCGCCGAGATACGCCCCCATGATCGCGATCGACGGCGTCCCCTGCAGGTCCTCCGGGACGTCCGGCAACGGCGGGACGTGCGTGTTCAGCAACATGGTACTGAGCGCGTCCGGGGCCTCGGTCGCCAACTCGCGGAAGCCTTCGAGCACCGCCTCGGCGTCGTCGCGTGGATAGAAGACGCCGAGTGCCGGGACGACGGGCGGTGTCTCGTACAGCTCGAACGTGAGTGCAGTGACGACGCCGAAGTTCGCGCCAGCGCCACAGATCGCCCAGAACAGGTCCGGATCATCGTCCGGGCTGACAGTGCGAACCGTGCCGTCGGCAGTGACGAGCTCGACTTCCCGGAGGCCGTCGAACCCGGCCCCGTGCTTGCGTCGCATCCAGCCGAGTCCGCCACCGAGTGTCGATCCGGACAGGCCGACCACGGATGCGCTCCCCGTGGGGAACGCGAGTCCGTGTTCGAGTGTTCGTTCGAGAGCCGCCCCGGCAGTCGCGCCGGCACCGACGGTGACGCGCCGCGCGCCGCTGTCGACGTCCACGGCAGTGAGATCCGCGAGGTCGACGACGAGCCCGTCCTCCACGAGGGCGCTCCCGGCCTGGTGGTGGGCGTTTCCCCGGATCGAGAGATCGAAGTCGTATCGATCCGCGAATTCGAGGCTGGCTGCCACGTCTTCGGCGTGCCGGACCCGGACGATGACTGCCGGATGCTTGTCGACGAGTCCGTTCCACACGTCCCGGGCATCGTCATACGCGTCGTGATCCGGAAGGATCAGGTCGCCGTCGAGTCGCTCGTCGAACGTTTCGACGTCTGTCGCTGGTATCTCACTGACCGAATCGTTCGGTGACGAACCGTCACTCATGCTCATCAATGGACACAAAAGCGGTATAGTGGTCCGGAAACGAGCAGAAAGTTCCGGTGCAGCGTCATGGTGATTACTCTGAGACGCGGCCTATGCCGAATCCGGGTTCCGAATGTTCTCGACAAGAGTTTGCAGCGCAGATTCCGACAGCGGTTCGATGTCGACTTGACTCCCTGTTTCCGTGTACAAGATCGCGGTCGAGATCGCCCGCTCCGGGTACAGGGCATCCAGTACGTGGTAGTAGACGCTGAGCTGCTTTCGGTACTCGGACTCGGCGTGCCGGCCGCGGTCCGTTTTGTAGTCGATGATGTCGATGCTGTCTGGCGTGATGTGGAGTAAATCGATCACGCCGGAAAGCGTGATGTCGCCACTGTCGGTCGTCATTGGGAGATACACTTGCTGTTCTGGTCGAAGCTCACCGGGCAGCGAATCGATACGTTGCTGAACGTGTTCCTCATCAGTGTTACGTGGGACGACATCAGCGCCGAGGACGTACGCCTCTGCGAACTCGTGGACCTGCGTTCCGAATTCTGTGCCCATCCCGTCCTCGACGTCCTCGTACACTGCCGTGTCCATCAACGAATGCGGTGAGAGCTTTGTCGGACCGACCTCGTCGGGAATAGAGAGTGTAAGTGTGGCCCGTGGATCACCAGCGATATCGGCGTCCTCGACGTCAGCGGTCCCTGGCTGAATATCGACTGGGAGTTCGTCTAAGAACGTGTTCGGATCGTCGCCGGCAGTGAAGAGGACGTGGTTTTCGGCGCGGGTAATCGAGACGTAGAGCAACCGTCGCTCCTCGTCGTACTCGCGGTTCAGACAACGAGTGAGAACGTCTGCTTTCCAGTTATCGTAGATATACGGGTCGCCATGCGCGTTGGCGAAGGTTTTGCGTTGGCGGAGGCCGGCCGCGTCGTCGTACATAATCGTCGGCGAGCGACCGCCGGACGGTGGAAACCGGCCGTTGTTCATGTTCGCCAGGATCACGATGGGATGTTCGAGGCCTTTGGTGGCGTGAATCGTCTGGACAGTGACCGAGTTCGTCGCGGCGCTCGTGTTGACTTCGTGCGTACTTCCGTGTTCGATGCCACGCGCAATGAACCGGATCAGGTCACCGACTGTGAGCGTCGTCGTATCGCGAATCGAGTTGATTGTGTGAAGGAGGACGTCAGCTCGCGACCCATCGAATCCGTAGCGGTCGAAGACTTTCCGCATCACGCCGCCGAGACTCTCGAGTGACGCGAGTGAGTCTCGGAAGGCACGCATATCCGCAGGATACGACTCCGTCTCAAGGATGTGATCTATCTCGTCAAGGGTATAGCCGGCCCGTTCGAGAACCGGTGCCCAGCCCCGGTCGGCGTTCGAGTCGAGAATACGGAGCCACGCGAGCAGGAGCTTCGCCTGATCGGTACGGAACAGTTCGATACCGCCGTCATAGGCCATTGGAAAGTCATGGTCGTCGGCAACGGCCTGGAGTTCTCGCCCGAAATCACGCGTCCGGGTCAACACGGCGATATCGCGGTACTCCGGGTCCCGAAGCTCGCCGTTTTCGTCCCGGACCTGGTATGCAGAGTTGCCGACGACGTCTTGGATTTTCGTGAGGACAGCCTCGTGTTCGTCTTCGTGCTGGTAGGCTTCGATACGTGAGTTCTCGTGCTCGGTATTTGAGTCAAGGCTCACGATGCGGTCCTGGATCTCGTCAGCGTCGAACGAGTCGTACGTGGCGGCAGGCGTGACCAGACCCTCCTCAGAGAAATCCAGAATACGCTGCGTCGACCGGTAGTTCTGTGTCAGTTCGATCGTCTGGACAGACGAGGTATCGTAGGTGATCCGTGAGACATCATCGTTCAGATCAGCGGCGAACTGGGTGAGACGCTGGCGAAAGTCGAGAATGTTCTCGACAGCGGCATACTGAAAGGAGTAGATACTCTGTTTCCAGTCGCCGACAACGCAGATGTTGTCGGTGCCGGCCAGCAGAAGCCCAAGCTTGAACTGGATCTCACTGGAGTCCTGGAATTCGTCGATCATCAGGTACTCGTATTCGAGACGATCCCGGAGTGCGTGGTCCTCATAGAGGAGCACAAACGCGAACAACTGGAGGAACCCGAAATTCAGGTAGTTCCGACTAAGCGCGAATTCGAGGTACTCGAAGTACACGTCATGCACGAACCCCTTGAGGTCCTCACGATCCTCCGCAAAGACTCGCTGTGCGAGTTCCTCGGGGACCTGTTTGCCGTCGCCGCGGACCGCAGCTTTCGACGGTGCCTCCGGCAGATAGCATTTGTTCTTCCCGTACTGGTAGAGTTTCGACCGAAGCCGTGACTGTTTGCTCCCGCCGTTGCGTGGCTCGTTCAGCGTGTCGAACTGGCGCTTGAACGCCTCGAAGTCCCCGTCGAGGTACTGCCCGCTATCACGGTACCAGCCATCGCTGGTCGGGAAGACACCCTTCGAGGCCAGCTGATTGATCAAACCAAGCAACGCCAACGGATCCGAAACGACACGGATCAGGTCGGTGTACTCGGGGTGGTCATCGACGAACTGCTCGAAGAATTCACTGAACAACGCTTCTTCGACGATATCGTCTTCGATGATACGCGTCGAGCTCGGGATCCGCTCATCAATACCGAGTCGCGTCGGCACATCAAAGCCGTGATTCTGAAGAATATCGTGACAGAGGCTGTGAAACGTTTGAATCGGCGCATCAGCGAGTTCAGCCATGCTGTAGTCACACTGGCCGACAATTCGGTCTTTCATCTCCGTTGCCGCGTTTCTGGTGAACGTGATCAGCAAGATGTCATCGGGCGAGGCGTCAGTCGTCGCCAGGATATTCGCGTACCGGCGAGTAATAGCGAAGGTTTTGCCCGTGCCTGCACCGGCATCGACGAGATAGGTTCCGTCAAGGCTCTCGATGAGTTTCGTCTGTCCGGCGTTCGGCGTCGGCCGGTCAGGCTGTTCAGACGAGACGTTGCTCATTGGTCGCCCTCCAACAGGAGGTCACGGTGATTCACGCGTCGGTAGTTCGGTTCGTCACGCAATTCAGCGACTGGGAACCGTTCAGCACCGCCGCGACGCGTGTTCAACTCCCCGAGGCGATCGGTGACGAACGATTCAAACGCGTCGAGGTCGTCCTCGAAATAGTTCTGGTTCCGGATGCTGATCAGTTCGCGGATCGCTTGTTGACACCCTGTCTCGACGTACTTGTAGTCGCCGACGGCGTCTTTCATACGATGTTCGAGCGCTGTCCCGAACGGTGAGTCGATAACGTCGTCGCTATCGCGGGTCTTCGGGAAGTCCGCCGCTTCGAACACTGCCACGTAATCATCATACGCCACCTGTGAGAGAGTCTTCTGGCACTTCTGCGAGCCCTCATCTCGCAACCGTTCAAAGACGGCTCGCTGCTGGATATACTCGTCATACGGAGTCGGGTAGTAGGTGATCTCAGTGAGCGTGTCAGATAGCTCTCCTTCGCCCCGGACGACGTCGTCGACATTTTCGAGGAAATGCAAGAAGACGAACTCAAGCTGCTCATTGGGGTGTTCCGTGCGCTGGTGGGTAAGATACAGCAGTGCCTGGAAGTTCGGCGTGTCGGAGATCCCCTCCAGCGCAGAGTTCTTGACGACTTTCGTGGCCGACTTCTTCGATCCCGATTTGTAATCGACGAGTCGCGTCGCTGACTGGACAAGGTCGATTTTCCCTTTCACACCGACGTCTTCGTTCTCGAACCACCGCTCGGTCAGGTCTGAATCGACAGATCGGTCGTAGTATGCCGCGAAATCGTTTTGCTGCCACGACTGTGTTTCGACGGCAATATTGCCAGTCTCTGGCCGATTCTCGTCGAGAAATGCCACGATGTTCTCGACCCCGACACGGTACCGTGTCCGGCGTACGTCCCGATCAACGTCGCGTACGAACGGCTCCATCTCGGCGACCATGAAATCGACGACCTCGTCTAGCCCGCGTGCGGCGATCACCTCAGGATGGTGAACGTAGAACTCGGCGAAGTCGTGAAAGAGATTCCCTTCGCGGAAGTAGTCCTTGTTTGGCGAGTCCACGAGCCGGTCGAAGAAGTAATCGCGAGGCGAGTTGACATAGGTACTCAGACCCGATTGACTGATCGTCGTGAGCTCAGTCGGTTCAACCGAGACTGCGTCGTTCCCGAACGGTGTCTCGCTCTTGATGCCATCGCGGGGAGCAGCATATCGTTCGGCATCGAGATCGGTGAATCGAGTGAACGACGTATCCAATAACTCCTCGAAGTAGAGACACGGTGTGACAGGGCTTCCGCCGACGGTATCGCGGACGAGGTAATACTGCGCGGCGCCGTTCTGGAGAAGCAGCTGGAACTGCCGGATATGGCGGTCGTATTCAGCATCGCGATCGACCCACGGCCGCCGCAGTGGTGACCTTGTCCACCCATCGTCCAGCCCCAGATAAAACACGAGCGGCCGGTCAACGTGTGTCGCCGATTTCGCGTCTGCAAGCAACACTCCCTTGTTCTCCCGCGACACTGGAACCTCGTAGGACTGGAGATAGAACTCCAAGTCATCAACGCGCGCTTCAGTAATTGGGTGCGTTGCGATCCCGAGCGACGCTAACTCGTCATGAAATGCCTCGAACTCGGTACGCAGCATCGATTCGTACTCGGAAAGCGCACGTTCAAACGACCACGTACCGCTCTCGACGGCGTCACAGAACGTCTGAAAACGAGTTACTTCTGGGACATCGAGCGAGTGGAGCCGCTTTTCGTCGTGATCGACATCGAGGTCGAGCCCGATATGCTGTAGTACGGGCTTGATATCCGAGACTCGGACATCCTGCCCACGGAATGGGGCCCGGAGCAGGTTCACGAACGCACGGTGATCCGGATCGTCCAGAAAGCCCGGCCCACCGTAGAACGGGATACCAGCGGCGTCGAATGCGGACTCGACGAGCGTGGAGAACTCACTCCCGGCATCAAGCACGACCGCGGTGTTGTCAGCATTGGCAGGGGAAATCGTGTCGAGAAGGGCCCCGACGATGTCTGCGGAGGTATCGAAAAGGCGGAACGGTGGCTGATCGAACGCGTCATCGGTGAAGCGATCGATTTCGGTGTACTCTGACGGGAGGATCGACCGTTCGAGCGCCGTCAGCTGAGGATACCCGACAACTGCGAGATCGATATCCTCGTCGATCGTGAAGTCGGTGAGGTGCCGTGACGTCGTATCAAGGTCGCGAGTCTGCGCAACGGCTTGCCTGACTGCTGGTGTATTGAACTGCTCAAACTCAAGGATCCCGTCCGGTCGGGCCGTATACTCCCAGCTGTGGATGATTTCCTCACCGAGGTAGGACGCTTGCTTCCAGGAGAGGTCCGTCTCGTGAAGGAGTTCGAGAAACACAGTCCGCTCCTCGACCTGTTCGCGCCGACCGGCGGCAGCGCGACGCGGTGTTGTGGCAAAGTCGCCGAGATGTGGCCGGTCCAAGTGCCGGTTGAGAGCACTGGCCAGCGGGGCATCGGGGACGAGAACCAGATCGTATTGCTTCACCTCATCATACAGAGTTTCGAGCGGTTTTGCTCGCTGAATTGGCACGTACACAACGACCGGCGTCCAGCGTATAAGTTTAACTTATACAGAGACCGTCATAGAAAACTTCGATGAAAAAGGCGGACTGCTCAGCCTTCGGCCTCGCCGTCCGGGAACCGCGCTCGCTCCGCTCGCGCGGATACGACTGCTGCATACAATCTCTATATCTTATACTATCTTCTGTAACTATATCTATCTTAACATTTCACTATTCAGAATTTTGAGGTGAAATATTCGCGCTTCGGCGTGGGCGGAAGTCAAATATACGTAGTGCGATAGACGAAGTATGGTCGATAAGCACATTTCTCGTCGCCGGCTGCTCGCAGCAGTGGCCCTCTCTAGCTCGGTCGCGGGCTGTACCGGCCTATCCAACGAGGAGTCCGGGACCACCCCATCGGGTAACTCAACCACCAGTGTCGAGGTCACCAAGGCAGTAACCGGCATCTCGAACCCTTGGGGACTCGCTTTCCTCCCCGACGAGTCAGGTCTGCTGGTGACCGAGCAGGCAGGGCGGCTCCTGCTAACGGACCCGAAGACCGGCGACCGAACCACACTGGCAGGAGTCCCCGATGTCTATGCACGCGGCCAGGGCGGGCTACTAGACGTGACGCTGCATCCCGACTTCGACTCGAATCACCTCGTCTACCTCACTTACTCTGTGGCGGATGCGGATGGTTCGACCACACGGGTCGGTCGCGGACGACTGGAGCGCGACCGGGGGCAGATCGCTGACTTCGAACCTATCTACACTGCCCGCCCGTTCGTCGAGTCTGCATCCGTCTTTAGCTAAGAGAAGAACCGCAGTACAGCAGTAGCTTATCGAGGCTTCTTTTCGAGAGGAATGAGGAGGTGTCGGTTGTGCACACTAAAACCTCCTCATCGAGAGTTATGCGTCGGCTCACTACACTGTTTCCCTCCGAGTTCCTCGAAGAGCACGCCGAGGAACTCGGCGTGGTCGAACGAGAGGGAAAACTCCAGGTTCCAGTCCTCGTGTGGGCGCTCGTGTTCGGCTTCGCCGCAGGCGAGAGCCGAACACTCGCTGGGTTCAGACGCAGCTACAACTCCACAGCTGACGAAACGATCTCGCCCGGTGGCTTCTATCACCGGTTGACACCGACGCTGGCGGAGTACCTCCGCGACCTCGTTGAGCGCGGTCTCGACGAGGTCGCTGTTCCCGACGCTGTTGACGCTGATATCGACCGATTCAGGGACGTGATGATTGCTGATGGAACGGTGTTGCGGCTCCACGAGTTCCTCTCTGATGAGTTCCAAGCCCGTCACGAGGAGCAGGCTGGAGCGACGCTCCACCTGCTCCATAACGCCACCGACAAGACAATTGAACGGATCGACGTAACAGACGAGAAAACGCACGACAGCACGTTGTTCAATACAGGTTCGTGGCTGCAAGGACGGCTCGTTTTGCTCGATCTAGCGTACTTCAAGTACCGCCGCTTCGCGTTAATCGACGAGAACGACGGCTACTTCGTGAGTCGGCTGAAGAAGAGCGCGAACCCGGTGATAACAGAGGAATTACGGGAATGGCGCGGGCGCGCCATTCCCTTGGAGGGCAAGCAGATCCACGATGTGGTCGATGACCTCTCGCGGAAGTACATCGACGTAGAGGTCGAGGCGGAGTTCAAGCGAGGACCGTACGAAGGGACGCGCTCGCTGGATACGAAGCGGTTCCGCGTCGTCGGCGTCCGCGACGAGGACGCCGACGACTACCATCTCTACATCACGAATCTGCCGAGAGAGGAGTTTCTCCCGGCAGATCTAGCAACGCTGTATCGGTGTCGCTGGGAAGTAGAAACGTTGTTCCGTGAGCTGAAGACACAGTACGAACTGGATGAATTCGACACAAGCGACCCGGATGTCGTGGAGATTCTGCTGTATGCGGCGTTGCTGTCACTGCTGGTGAGTCGTGAGCTGTTGGATCTGGTCACCGAGCAGGCTGACGATGAGATCGTGTTTCCGCCGGAACGCTGGGCGGCGACCTTCCGGTCGCACGCCCAGCTCATCCTCCACGAACTCGGTGAGTACCTTGGCTACTCGCCACCGCCGCTGTTGGAGCGGCTGATCGAAGACGCACAGAAGATCCACCAGCAACGACCGATCTTACAAGAGACGCTCGCTACCGCCACGCAACCGAGGTGTGAGTCTTAGCTAAAGACGAATGGGCGGATCATTTTCTCGTCGACCGTAAGCTGATCCGCAGTGACTGTCGAAATTGGCTGTAGATCGGCTTTGTGAACCCACTCGTGGATCGCTACATGACTCCGTTGGACTCCCAACTCATCGAGAAACTGACTGGCATCCCGTAATGACATACCTGCCAAGTGACATCGGATGCCTACTTGAATCGCCCACTCGGGAGTCCGATCTCGCTCCACAAACGACAAGTCTATCCACGCGATACTCTCGCTGAGGCGGCCGGTTTCTGTCATAGACACTCAGAACTCGTCCGCCTCATCCTCTAACTTAACGCGACCCGCCGAGCGGCACCACCTTTTATGACGGGGACGCGTTCCCTGACTGGCGTGGCGACCTGTTTATCGCCGGCCTGGCGAAACGGTATCTCGCGCACTTTACCGTCGATGGTCGCGAAGTAACAGAGGTTGAGCCACTACTGGCCGACCGCGACCAGCGTATTCGTGACGTGATAGCTTCGCCAGTCTCGGGTCACCTTTTTGCAGCGGTGGATGCCGACAACGCGCCGATATACCGTATTGCGCCTGCTATCAGCTAAAAGTCCCGTTGCGAGGGGCTCAGATTTGTGGCTCATTCTCATTGGTATGAACAATCCTGACGGCACCTCCGACCCCGACACGGTGACGGCGTCATCGCTTTGAGCGAGCCTCGAACGGTGCTGACGGGGCAGTGGCCGTTGGAGTTATCCGTGAAACCAGTACAGGGAGGTGACGTATGGCAGCCGGTTGAGCATCCAGATCGCGACCGGGATCCCCACGATCGTGACTGCGAACAACGACGCAGCGTTCGCCCACAGCAGGCTCAACCACCACCCGACGAGGACGAAGTTAACCCACATCGTTCCCCTAGCGCTTCCCGACCCATTCACTCCACAGGTTTTGGCCCCACCCCACGTCAAGGGCGGGCTTTTCGCCTCAGGCGGTCAATAATCGCCGAGAACGCCGAGTCGGCGAGCTCGCCGTGTCGCATAGTGAAATACTAGGTAGCCGGCTGCCAGATAACCCACTGCAACACCAACAAGCAAAGCGAGATCGAACGGGCTGAACTGCCAGATCCGGGTCCCGTCAACCATCGCCCGCTGAAGCAGTGCACTCCCGTGTGCAAGCGGGAGCAGCCGAGTCCACGGAGCGTCGAACACGGGAGCAGAGATCAACACGATGAACCCGAACTGGAGGAGGTTGAGCCAGTTCCCGATCCGCTTGTAGAGGACCGTGACCCCGCCAGCTGCGAACCCGAGCCCGAGCACCGACGTGATCGCCAAGCCCGCGACGCTGATTGTCGTCACCGGCTCGATCCGGAGTGTCGTCCCTGTCATCAGGAGCATCGCGACCAGTACGATCAGTGACGTCAGGAACGTCCGGACAATCTTGGCAACGCCTTTCAGTAACGCGACCGGCGCAAACCCGAACGGCGTGGTGATGTGTCGTTCAAGGGTCCCCCACTGTACCTCGCTGCCGATGTCGTTCGACACCGACGAGTACGCGCCGACAGACAGCGTCCAGAGGAAGTAGCCAACGATGATGCCTTCGAGTGACTCGGTGAGGGCTTGCCCGGCCAACTGACGGCCGCCATAGAATAGCACGCCAAAGAAGAACAGTGAGACGACGATTCCCCCGATCGCGTTGGCCGGATACCGGACAAAGATGAGAAACTCACGGTACAGTACCGCTCGTGCGAGATGGTAGTACGTTGCCGGGCGAGGCTGTTCGATCGACTCGGGATCTGTCATAGCGACCGCTCACCCTCACTCGGCCCGCGAAGTCCC
This window of the Halapricum desulfuricans genome carries:
- a CDS encoding IS4 family transposase, with the translated sequence MRRLTTLFPSEFLEEHAEELGVVEREGKLQVPVLVWALVFGFAAGESRTLAGFRRSYNSTADETISPGGFYHRLTPTLAEYLRDLVERGLDEVAVPDAVDADIDRFRDVMIADGTVLRLHEFLSDEFQARHEEQAGATLHLLHNATDKTIERIDVTDEKTHDSTLFNTGSWLQGRLVLLDLAYFKYRRFALIDENDGYFVSRLKKSANPVITEELREWRGRAIPLEGKQIHDVVDDLSRKYIDVEVEAEFKRGPYEGTRSLDTKRFRVVGVRDEDADDYHLYITNLPREEFLPADLATLYRCRWEVETLFRELKTQYELDEFDTSDPDVVEILLYAALLSLLVSRELLDLVTEQADDEIVFPPERWAATFRSHAQLILHELGEYLGYSPPPLLERLIEDAQKIHQQRPILQETLATATQPRCES
- a CDS encoding ABC transporter permease, with protein sequence MTDPESIEQPRPATYYHLARAVLYREFLIFVRYPANAIGGIVVSLFFFGVLFYGGRQLAGQALTESLEGIIVGYFLWTLSVGAYSSVSNDIGSEVQWGTLERHITTPFGFAPVALLKGVAKIVRTFLTSLIVLVAMLLMTGTTLRIEPVTTISVAGLAITSVLGLGFAAGGVTVLYKRIGNWLNLLQFGFIVLISAPVFDAPWTRLLPLAHGSALLQRAMVDGTRIWQFSPFDLALLVGVAVGYLAAGYLVFHYATRRARRLGVLGDY